Below is a window of Halomicrobium mukohataei DSM 12286 DNA.
CCGCTTCGAAGTCCGCGAGGTGGTTCTGGAGAGCCACCATCTCGTTGGAGCACGGCGGCGTGAACGCACCGGGGAAGAAGGCCAGCACGACCGGCCCGTCGCCGACGTGGTCCGAGAGGTCGAACGGTTCGTGATCGCTCGTTCCGACAGTCGCCGTGAACATGGGGGCGGAGTCTCCTTGGGATACCATCGCTCGACGCTACACACGGCGCGGTTGTAAAACCGATCCCAAACGGACGGCGCGTCGTCGCGCCGATCGTAGCAGCCCCTCGTCGTCACTGGTCGGCCGCGGTCTCCAGCAGCGTCTCGCGTTCCTCGAAGAAGGCGGGCGCGTCGGCATCGGCCTCCAGTTCCAGCACTCGTCTGATCGCCTCGGTCGCGTCGCTCTCTGCCTGGAGTGACGATGCGAGGTCGACGTACGCTGCTGCGAGTGTGCCGATCTCGTCGAGGCGCTCCTGCTTGTCGGCGACCGTCGACTGCTTGGCCTCCAGTTCCGCGACGGTCGTCTCGTCGACGGCCTCGCCGGGACCGGCCGGCTGGTCGGGACTGTCTGCCTGTTCCCGACCGGACGCGAGTCGGTCGCGGACGGCAGCGGCCTCCGTGTCGATCTCGTCGAGGAGGTCGTCGATCTCCGCAGAGAGGCGCTCCGACTGTCCGGAAAGGAGCCTCGCCTGTGTGCGACAGTAGTCTACGACGGCCTCGACTGACTGCTCACGGTCGTCCATACTGGTAGTACGCGATCGAGCGGGAAGGTCGTTCCGTCACGAGAACTCGGACGCAGTTAGAACGTGAAGTCGTCGCCGCCCTCGTCGCGGGCTGCGGGGTCGGTCTGGTCGTTCATGTTCTGGTCGAAGAGGTTCTCACCGGGTTCCTCGGTCTCTTCTTCGGCGGGTCCGTACGCGGAGAGGCCCATCGTCAGCAGCTCCTCGTAGGCCTGCTCGCGGTTGAGGTACTCGCCGGACTCGACGAGCCGGTCGATCTCGGAGACGATCCGGTCGGGGAGGTCGACGCTTGTCTTGGCCATGTTCACCCCTCTGTGAGGTACCACCGTCAACGTTACGCTCCCCGTAAGGGCTCTGTCGACACGAACATTGAAGTATGTGCAGTGTTAACATGACAGTAGCGCCAGGGAGCAACCGGCGGGAACCACCGTCGACGCAAACTGGTCGTGGCACTGCACCACAACGACGACCGCGGTGACCGTGGCTCCGGTCCCACCACGAACGCACACCGGCGGAGTCCACGGTCGCCTTTTCACTGGCAGGAAGACCCCCCTGCCTCGCACCGTTTCGCTTTTTTGCGCGAACGTTAAGGACTCGGGCTCACGTAGCAACCGCTATGGACGGGGCCCGGTTGCCGGGAACGCCGACAGACGACGGCGACCGCATCGTCGCCCACGTCGACATGGACTGCTTCTACGCGGCCTGTGAGCGCCGCCGCGAGCCCCCTCTGGAGGGCGAACCCGTCGTCGTCGGTATGGGATTCGAGCCCGGAGAGACACACGGTGCGGTCGCGACGGCCAGCTACGAGGCCCGTGAGTACGGCGTCGACAGCGCGATGGCGATCTCGGCGGCGCTCGGACGACTCCCTCGAAAGGTCGACGCCGTCGAAGATCCCGCTCTGGATGTCGCAGACGCCGGCTTCTACCGCCCGGTCGACATGGAGTACTACGAGTCGGTCAGCGAGCGGGTCCGGGCAATCATCCACGACTGTGCGCCGGTCGTCAGAGAGGTGAGTATCGACGAGGCGTATCTGGACGTGACGGACGAAACGGACTGGAACACCGTAGAGCAGTGGGCGGCGCGACTGAAAGACGAGATCCGGTCGACCGTCGGCGTCCCGGCGAGTGTCGGCGTCGCCCCGACGATGAGCGCCGCCAAGGTCGCGAGCGACCGCGACAAGCCCGACGGGCTCGTCGTGGTCGAACCCGGTGACGTTCGGGACTTTTTCGCCGACCTCCCGGTCGAGGACGTTCACGGCGTCGGACCAGTCACGGCCGAGGAACTGGACGACCTCGGGATCGAGACGGCCGGTGATCTCGCGAGCGCGGACCCGGACGTGCTCGAAGAGCGCTTCGGTGAGCGCGGGCTGGAAATCTACAGCTACGCGCGGGGCGAAGACGACCGGGAGGTGACGCCACGCGGGCGGCCAAAAAGTCTCTCGCGCGAATCGGCCTTCACCGAGGCGACGGACGACCGCGCGGAACTGGGCGACAGGGTGCGCTCGCTCGCGGCGTCGGTCGCGGATCGGGCCACGAGCAAGGACGCACTGTATCAGACGATCGGCATCAAGGTAGTCAGGCCCCCGTTCGACGTCAACACCCGCGCTCGCTCGCTTCCGGGGCCGGTCGACGAACCGGAGCTGGTCGAATCCGTCGCGCTGGACCTGCTGGACGAGTTCGAGGGCCAGCGCGTCAGGAAGGTCGGCGTCCGCGTCTCGAACCTCTCGTTTACCGCCGGTGAGCAGGCCAGCCTCGGCGGCTTCGAGAGCGCGAACGACGACACCGCGACGACCGGGCCAGGTGCGGACGAAGTGAACGACGACGGGGCCTCGGAGCCGGCACCGGACGGCCAGGTGACACTCACCGGGGCCGCGTGGGCGGAGGGCGACGCCTCGGACGACGCCGCGACGCCGGCCGTGGACGGACAGACGACGATCGACGACTTCTGTAAGTGAATCCTCGGGACCGCGTGACGGGCGTCTGACGGAGAGTTATGAGGCGGTGGAAACTGGTAGTGGACAACTGAATCATGGCCGAGACGGAACACATCACTGTCGCGACGACCAGCGCCGGTGTCGGCGGAACTGACGAACCGGGCCACTCCGTCGACCTCCCAGTCGTCGAACTCCTCACCGGCCGGGGGTTCGTCACGGGCAAGTCCGGCTCCGGAAAGTCCAACACGGCGTCGGTCATCGCCGAGAAGCTGCTGGACAACGGCTTCGGCCTGCTGATCGTCGACATCGACGGGGAGTACTACGGCCTCAAAGAGGAGTACGAGATCCTCCACGTCGGCGGCGACGAGGAGTGTGACATCCAGGTCACCGTCGAACACGCCGAGAAGATCGCCTCGCTCGCGCTCGAACAGAACGTTCCGATCATCCTCGACATCTCGTCGTTCCTCGATCAGGAGGAGGCCGAGGACCTCCTCACCGAAGTCGCTCGACACCTCTTTGCCAAGGCAAAAAAGCAGAAACAGCCGTTCCTCATGCTCGTCGAGGAGTGCCACGAGTGGATTCCCGAGAAGGGATCGGTCAACGAGGTCGGGCAGATGCTCATCAAGATCGGCAAGCGCGGGCGCAAGCACGGCCTCGGAATGGTGGGCATCTCCCAACGGCCGGCCGACGTGAAGAAAGACTACATCACGCAGTGTGACTGGCTGGTCTGGCACCGGCTGACCTGGAACAACGACACCAAAGTCGTCGGTCGGATCATCGACTCGGAGTACGCCGACGCCGTCGAGGACCTGGACGACGGCGAGGCGTTCCTGATGACCGACTGGGCCGAGACCATCCGCCGGGTCCAGTTCCACCGCAAGCAGACCTTCGACGCGGGCGCGACGCCGGGACTGGACGACTTCGAACGCCCCGAGCTGAAGTCCGTCAGCGACGACCTCGTCGGCGAGCTGGAGACCATCAGCGAGGAGAAAGAACAGACCCAGGGTCGGATCTCGGATCTCCGGGAGGAACTGGACAAGAAGAACTCCCGGATCGCGGAGCTGGAGAAGGAACTCCAGGACGCCCGCGACATGACCCGCATGGCCGAGCAGTTCACCGAGGCACTGCTGGACCACGTCGAGGGGTACAACCCCGGCCGCACGCAGAAGGAGAAAGAGCGGACCCGACAGGCGCAGCTCCGGGGCGCTCTCGACGACGGTGACGAGGCCGACGACGAATCGAGCGTGGCCGAATCGACCGACGACCGGTCCGCGGGATCGGACGGCCCGGACGGGGAGCCGTCCGACGGAGCCGAGCCCGCATCGACCGCGGACGAACCAGCGGACGCCGCTGACGAATCCGACGGCCGCTCGGACGGGCCCGCGGACACGCCGGACGACGGCTCTGTGACTCCGGACACGGACGAGCCTGCCCCCGACGGGACCTCTGGCGGCGGGTTCGGCGACGCCTTCGGCTCGTTCGCCGACGGTGGCCCGGCCATCTCCGGCGGCGAGCCGGCGGGCGACACTGACGAGACGGCAGCTGGCGAGGGGGCGACCGACGACGCTGGCGAGGGGGCGACCGACGACGCTGGCGACGAACCAGACGGTCTCGACCTCGACTTCGAACCGGCGGCCTCGGGGAACGCCGACGGCGGTGCCGAAGTCGCGTTCGCGGACGCGACAGCCGACGGAGACGAGTCCGGCGACGCGGACGACCAGCGAGAGTCCACAGCCGACGAGAGGCCCCACTCACAGCCGCGGTTCGTGGTCGACCTGCGAACCGAACTCGAAGAGATGGACGAGAAGACCAGGCGGATGCTGCAGTACTACGTCGAGCAGGCCGCGGATACGCCGTTGAACGCGCACTTCTCTGCCGGCGGGAGCGGCGACCGGACGAGCGCCTACGCGCACAACCGCGAGCTTCGGCTCGCCGGGTTCGTCGAACACGTCGGCCGCGGGCGGTACGCGCCGCGGCTGAAAGCGCTCGTCCGAGAGCGCGCTCCCGGCGAGCCGTCGGCGACCGCGGTCGTCGACGCCGTCACGGAGCTTCGAAGCACGATCGGATCGGCGTAATCGCTCGCCTCCTCGCGGTGACGGCGCTACTCCAGCGGTGCGACCAGGTCTTCCAGCGCGGCCCGCGGATCGTCGGCCTTGGCGACGCCGCTCGCGAGCAGGACGCCGCTCGCACCGAGTTCGCCGGCCGACACCACGTCTTCGCCGGTCGAGATGCCAGCGCCACAGAGCACGTCGACGCTCTCGTCGACCGACGCCGCGGCCGAGACCGCGTCCGTGACGATCTCCGGGTCGGCCTTGCTGACCGGCGTCCCGGTCCCGAT
It encodes the following:
- a CDS encoding ribbon-helix-helix domain-containing protein, whose amino-acid sequence is MAKTSVDLPDRIVSEIDRLVESGEYLNREQAYEELLTMGLSAYGPAEEETEEPGENLFDQNMNDQTDPAARDEGGDDFTF
- the dinB gene encoding DNA polymerase IV, yielding MDGARLPGTPTDDGDRIVAHVDMDCFYAACERRREPPLEGEPVVVGMGFEPGETHGAVATASYEAREYGVDSAMAISAALGRLPRKVDAVEDPALDVADAGFYRPVDMEYYESVSERVRAIIHDCAPVVREVSIDEAYLDVTDETDWNTVEQWAARLKDEIRSTVGVPASVGVAPTMSAAKVASDRDKPDGLVVVEPGDVRDFFADLPVEDVHGVGPVTAEELDDLGIETAGDLASADPDVLEERFGERGLEIYSYARGEDDREVTPRGRPKSLSRESAFTEATDDRAELGDRVRSLAASVADRATSKDALYQTIGIKVVRPPFDVNTRARSLPGPVDEPELVESVALDLLDEFEGQRVRKVGVRVSNLSFTAGEQASLGGFESANDDTATTGPGADEVNDDGASEPAPDGQVTLTGAAWAEGDASDDAATPAVDGQTTIDDFCK
- a CDS encoding helicase HerA domain-containing protein; translation: MAETEHITVATTSAGVGGTDEPGHSVDLPVVELLTGRGFVTGKSGSGKSNTASVIAEKLLDNGFGLLIVDIDGEYYGLKEEYEILHVGGDEECDIQVTVEHAEKIASLALEQNVPIILDISSFLDQEEAEDLLTEVARHLFAKAKKQKQPFLMLVEECHEWIPEKGSVNEVGQMLIKIGKRGRKHGLGMVGISQRPADVKKDYITQCDWLVWHRLTWNNDTKVVGRIIDSEYADAVEDLDDGEAFLMTDWAETIRRVQFHRKQTFDAGATPGLDDFERPELKSVSDDLVGELETISEEKEQTQGRISDLREELDKKNSRIAELEKELQDARDMTRMAEQFTEALLDHVEGYNPGRTQKEKERTRQAQLRGALDDGDEADDESSVAESTDDRSAGSDGPDGEPSDGAEPASTADEPADAADESDGRSDGPADTPDDGSVTPDTDEPAPDGTSGGGFGDAFGSFADGGPAISGGEPAGDTDETAAGEGATDDAGEGATDDAGDEPDGLDLDFEPAASGNADGGAEVAFADATADGDESGDADDQRESTADERPHSQPRFVVDLRTELEEMDEKTRRMLQYYVEQAADTPLNAHFSAGGSGDRTSAYAHNRELRLAGFVEHVGRGRYAPRLKALVRERAPGEPSATAVVDAVTELRSTIGSA